In the genome of Mycobacterium sp. 3519A, the window AGGCGTTGCGGAACTGCCAGAACGTGATGAGCACGTACGCCGCGCACACCATGGCCATCGCGCCCGCGGCGAGGCCGTCGAGGCCGTCGGTGAAGTTCACCGCGTTCGACCAGGCGCTGACGATCACGATGCAGAACAGCACGAAGATCGCCGGGGCCAGAGTGACGGTGGCGATCTCGCGCACGTACGACAGTTCCGGGCTGCCCGGCGTCAGCCCGTCGGCGTTGCGGAACTGCAGGGCCAGCACGCCGAACAGCACGGCGGCGGCCAGGATGCCGATGGTCTTGGCAGTCTTGTTCAGGCCCAGATTGCGGGCCCGGCGGATCTTGATCAGGTCGTCGACGAACCCGACGGCGCCCAGCGCGGTGGCGAGGAAGAGCACCAGCCAACCCGACGCCGACGGCCCCTTGCCGTCCATCACGATGCCGATCAACTGGGTGCCCAGGTAGCCCGCCCAGATGCCCGCCACGATCGCGACGCCGCCCATCGACGGGGTGCCGCGCTTCTTGTGGTGGCTTGGCGGCCCGTCCTCGCGGATCTCGTGGCCGAACCCCTGGCGGGTGAACAGCTTGATCAGCAGCGGTGTCAGCAGGATCGACACCGTCAGCGCGATGCCGACGGCGATGAGGATCTGCCTCATCGGCGAGCCTCAGCGGTCAGCGCGTCGCCAAGCGCACCCAGCCCTGCCGCATTCGAGGCTTTCACCAGCACCACGTCGCCGGCCTGCAGTTCGGCCTGAAGCAATGCCAGCGCGGCGTCGGCGTCGGCGACCATGGTGGCCTCGGAGCCCCACGATCCCTCCATCACCGCCCCGTGGTGCATGGCGCTCATAGCCCTCCCGGTTCCCACGACGACGAGTCGAGACACATCTAATCGCACCGCCAACCGGCCGATGCGGTCATGCTCGGTTATCGCGTCGTCGCCGAGTTCGGCCATCTCACCGAGCACCGCCCAACTGCGCCGCTTCCCGCCGCCCTCGCGGGCGATGGCGGCCAGCGCCTTCAGCCCCGCCTGCATGGAGTCCGGGTTGGCGTTGTAGGCGTCGTTGATGACGGTCACCCCGTCGGTGCGGGTGGCCACCTGCATGCGGTGTTTGGACACCGGGGTGGCCGCGGCCAGCGCGGCGGCGACCTGGTCGAGGGTCGCACCGCACTCGAGCGCGACGGCCGCCGCGCACAGCGCGTTCGAGACTTGATGATCGCCGTGTACGGCCAGCGCGACGTCGATCTGCCCGGCTTCGGTGTGCAGGGTGAACCGCGGGCGGGCCAGCGCGTCGAGTGTGACGGCCTGCGCCCGCACATCGGCGGTGGCCGACCGACCCACCCGCACCACCCGCGCGGAGGTCTGCTCGGCCATCGCGGCCACCGCGGTGTCGTCGACGTTGAGGATCACCACGCCCGACGCTGGAACTGCTTGCGGCAGTTCGGCTTTGGTCGCCGCGATGGCCTCCCTTGAGCCGAATTCGCCGAGGTGCGCGGTGCCGACGTTGAGTACGACGGCGATCGACGGCGGCGCGAT includes:
- the mraY gene encoding phospho-N-acetylmuramoyl-pentapeptide-transferase, with the translated sequence MRQILIAVGIALTVSILLTPLLIKLFTRQGFGHEIREDGPPSHHKKRGTPSMGGVAIVAGIWAGYLGTQLIGIVMDGKGPSASGWLVLFLATALGAVGFVDDLIKIRRARNLGLNKTAKTIGILAAAVLFGVLALQFRNADGLTPGSPELSYVREIATVTLAPAIFVLFCIVIVSAWSNAVNFTDGLDGLAAGAMAMVCAAYVLITFWQFRNACATSPGLGCYNVRDPLDLAIIAAATAGACIGFLWWNAAPAKIFMGDTGSLALGGIIAGLSVTSRTEMLAVVLGALFVAEVTSVVVQIMAFRTTGRRVFRMAPFHHHFELVGWAETTVIIRFWLLTAIACGLGVALFYSEWLTTVGA
- the murF gene encoding UDP-N-acetylmuramoyl-tripeptide--D-alanyl-D-alanine ligase, which codes for MIELTVAQVADIVGGRLADITPHEAETTRITGTVEFDSRAVTPGSLFLALPGARSDGHDFAAAAVDAGAVAVLAARPVGVPAIVVDPAPARDAGASVLEHDTDGSGAAVLAALARLAQAVAAELVAGGLTIIGITGSSGKTSTKDLLAAVLAPLGEVVAPPGSFNNELGHPWTVLRATESTDYLVLEMSARHPGNIAALAEIAPPSIAVVLNVGTAHLGEFGSREAIAATKAELPQAVPASGVVILNVDDTAVAAMAEQTSARVVRVGRSATADVRAQAVTLDALARPRFTLHTEAGQIDVALAVHGDHQVSNALCAAAVALECGATLDQVAAALAAATPVSKHRMQVATRTDGVTVINDAYNANPDSMQAGLKALAAIAREGGGKRRSWAVLGEMAELGDDAITEHDRIGRLAVRLDVSRLVVVGTGRAMSAMHHGAVMEGSWGSEATMVADADAALALLQAELQAGDVVLVKASNAAGLGALGDALTAEARR